The DNA sequence AAAGTGGCCGAACCCGGCGCACATTATCAGTGGCTGCATCCGAAAGAGCTGGCAAAAGAGATCAAGCGTTTGGAAAATCAGATGTTTGAACATGCGCGGAATCTGGAATTTGAGCAGGCGGCAACCTTGCGTGATCAGATCCATGAACTGCAGCAACAATTGACGATGGGCTAACGGAAACCACCGCAGCAATGCGGTGGTGACGTCAGATCAGGCGCGGCTGAGGAATTCGTGACGTGTAGCAGCGCTGCTTTTGAATACACCACCCAGAGCGGTGGTGGTGGTTTGACTTGATGCATCCATAACCCCCCGCGATTTAACGCAGTAGTGGGTTGCGGTCACGGTAATAGCGACATTATCGGTACCTAACAGGACCTGCAACGCAACCAGGATCTGTTGTGTCAGCCGTTCCTGCACCTGAGGGCGTTTCGCGAAGAAGTTTACAATCCGGTTGATTTTGGATAATCCGATAATTTTATCTTTCGGAATATAAGCCACCGTCGCTTTTCCATCGATAGTAACGAAATGGTGTTCGCAGGTACTGGTTAAACCAATATCCTGCACTTTTATCATCTCATCAGTACCCATCTTGTTTTCAATCAGGGTAATTTTCGGGAATGAACCGTAATCAAGTCCGGAAAATATCTCATCCACATACATCTTGGCGATCCGATGCGGTGTTTCTGCAAGGCTGTCGTCAGCCAGGTCAAGACCAAGCAGTGTCATAATTGATGTCATATGCTGCTCAATCTGCTGTTTCTTTTCTTGGGCAGAAAGGGATGAATGCTGCATCGGCGTTTCCAGGCCTTTTGCTTCCAGAGCAGAACGAACAATTACGGCTTCTTTGCTTAGGTGAGTCATTATTTCTTTATCTCCTGCGTCGGATAACTACAGGTTATCTTTTCCGACGCATAGTTGCGACTATTGAGTTTATTATACACATCCAACAGGCGTTGGGCTTCAGGGACACTGGTAAACGCAAAGTTAACTGTACGCGCTGCATTCACGGACAGATTGCTTCATCAGGAAAAATTTTTAGCCCAGGCTAAATGTTTATGAGGATATTTATCCTATAATTAAAATATATTTTTGAAGTCGGCTGTTTTTCGCAAAAATGCAATTCTGGTATGGATTCATTTGCAAATTGCAAATACACGCAATTTGCAAAGTGTTTTAAGTTTGTTGTGTTATACTAGGTGGCAGCAAAGAAGACTCTAAAGAGACTGTTTTATAAGCGAAAACTTATAAAAGCGTTTAAGTTATATCTTTACAAAGTTTTTTTACACGTAAATGAAAAGTTGGCACAACTTTTTCATATATAATAGCGTAAACCAGTTTTATCCCGTGCTCTCTTCAGCAAAAGCTGAAGTTCGGTCAACTACTTTGTAGTTGACCTTTTTTTTGCCTGTCATTTACCTTGCAGGTATAAAGCCAGCGCTTTAATGATATTCCATTCACGGGTACCCGGAACTTTCCCTTCCAACAGCGCTTCCAGACGCAGCAAGTAAGGCTCAGCCCGAGAGTTAAGCGCATCAACACAGAATTGCTGCCATTGCTGCTGCTCTCTCGGTGAAAGAGTATGCGGATAGTTCCTTGCCCGGTAACGGAAGAGCAGGGTCGGCAGGCGCGGATCATGAAATTGATACTGACCGGCGGCTAACTGTTCTGCGGATGCCTGCTGTATCAGATCTATCGCGGCCCGGTCGGCTTCCGAGAAAAATCCCTGATAAAGCATATGCTCAGGATCCTGATTTGCCGGCGGGATATATTCATCGCTGAAGAGCCCTGCCAACTTCTCTCTTATCTGTGGATTCTGTCGTAATACCGCGAGATTCTGCATGCAGAGATCACGATTAATGCCTAATTCCTGAGCCCGCTCTTCACTCAGACTGGAGGCTGGTGCAAGTACCGGACACTTATTGATATGGATTAGTTTGACCGGAACCGGTGATCCGTCGGTTATATCGTCTTTTCTGGTGTAAAGACGTTCCCGCAATTCAGTGATATTCAGTTCCAGTAATGGTGACAGGTCTTTATGAAGATCGATCACAATCACGGCATTGTTATTTGTCGGATGCCATGCCATCGGAGCGATCCAGCTTACGCAGCCTTGCACAGCAGAAAACATGCCAGAAACATGTACCAGTGGTTTGATGTTAATAATATCGATCAGATTCTTTAGTTTGTTTTTCCCGCGATGGGTTGATAAATATTCAAACAGACGGGGTTGAGCTTGCTTCAGTGACTTCGCCAGGCCGATGGTGGCATAAACATCAGACATGGCATCGTGCGCATTTTCATGCTGAATGCCATTGGCAACAGAGAGTTTTTCCAGACGGAAAGAGGGTTTACCCTCAGCGTCATATACCCAGTTAATACCTTCTGGTCGCAGGGCATAAAAAGCCCGGGCGACATCCAGCAGATCCCAGCGGGAGTTACCCTGCTGCCAGCTGTAAGCATAGGGATCAAGAAAGTTCCGGTAAAAACCGTAACGGGTGAACTCATCATCAAACCGGATATTGTTATAACCCAGCACACACGTGGCCGGCTGAGAAAACTGCTGATGGATCGTACGGAAAAAATCTGCTTCACAGATACCGTTCTGATTCGCGATCT is a window from the Tolumonas auensis DSM 9187 genome containing:
- the folE gene encoding GTP cyclohydrolase I FolE, whose amino-acid sequence is MTHLSKEAVIVRSALEAKGLETPMQHSSLSAQEKKQQIEQHMTSIMTLLGLDLADDSLAETPHRIAKMYVDEIFSGLDYGSFPKITLIENKMGTDEMIKVQDIGLTSTCEHHFVTIDGKATVAYIPKDKIIGLSKINRIVNFFAKRPQVQERLTQQILVALQVLLGTDNVAITVTATHYCVKSRGVMDASSQTTTTALGGVFKSSAATRHEFLSRA
- the sbcB gene encoding exodeoxyribonuclease I, with amino-acid sequence MTAKTENTFLFHDYETFGIDPARDRPAQFAGIRTDADFNICGEPVVIYCQMSPDYLPAPEACLITGITPQIANQNGICEADFFRTIHQQFSQPATCVLGYNNIRFDDEFTRYGFYRNFLDPYAYSWQQGNSRWDLLDVARAFYALRPEGINWVYDAEGKPSFRLEKLSVANGIQHENAHDAMSDVYATIGLAKSLKQAQPRLFEYLSTHRGKNKLKNLIDIINIKPLVHVSGMFSAVQGCVSWIAPMAWHPTNNNAVIVIDLHKDLSPLLELNITELRERLYTRKDDITDGSPVPVKLIHINKCPVLAPASSLSEERAQELGINRDLCMQNLAVLRQNPQIREKLAGLFSDEYIPPANQDPEHMLYQGFFSEADRAAIDLIQQASAEQLAAGQYQFHDPRLPTLLFRYRARNYPHTLSPREQQQWQQFCVDALNSRAEPYLLRLEALLEGKVPGTREWNIIKALALYLQGK